TGCGCGTTAGGCTTTGCAAATGCGTAAATAAGATGTGTTAATTTATCAGCGATGGGCTCAATATCGGCCACTTTATAGCTGCCATACTTATCCCAGCTGGCACAATATGCTGCTACAATTTTTCCAGGTTTAACTTTGGAATATTTTTCAGGAACCGCAGTAGGACAAGCGGTGTAACATTTTATATGTGTTAAACAAAGAACTGTTACCAAAAAACTGATCGAAACAATTGCAAACCTCATAGACCCCCCCCATTTTTTTAAAACCACCTAAATAGTTAATCAAACAAATCACAAATCATTAAATTATTATTCCACAAAGATTCTCCTCACTTAGTCCTTGTGGCTTGACCACGAGGTCCAGCATAAAATAAAAATCATTGTAATCATTTTCATAGCACTTAATGGACTTTCAATTAATTGCTGGATCCTGTGGTCAAGCCACAGGAAATAAGTAAATATTTTTTAAAACCACCTTCTTGTCAAAAGAATAGCAATTGCCAAACCAAAAACTCAAGAGTCTTAAGGGATTATTTACAAACGTGCAACAATTGCTTAGAATGTTTCCATGAAAAAAATAAATTTGACCCAATTCACCCCTGATAAAATCAGGAACTTTTCAATCATTGCCCATATTGATCATGGTAAATCAACGTTAGCTGATCGCTTACTTGAATTTACCGGAACTATTTCAACTCGCTCAGGACTCAACGTCCAGTTTTTAGACAAACTACAAGTTGAAAAAGAACGCGGAATTACGGTTAAAGCACAAACCGCTTCCATGATCTATGAATATAAAAATGAAACCTATCTTTTAAACTTAATTGATACTCCGGGCCACGTAGACTTTAGTTACGAAGTCTCTCGTTCTTTGTATGCCTGCCAAGGAGCATTGCTCCTGGTTGACGCTGCACAAGGGGTCCAGGCTCAGACTATGGCAAACTTTTATCTTGCATTTGAGCAAGATTTAACCATCGTCCCAGTATTAAACAAAATAGATTTGCCCAACGCAAACGTTCCAAAAATATCAAAAGAGCTCAATACTCTTTTTGATTTTACTCAAGAAGAGATCGTTGAATGTTCTGCAAAAACAGGATTTGGTATTACCAACATCCTAGAAGCTATCATCACTCGTATGCCAGCTCCAAAATCAAACCTGACCGCACCACTCAAAGCACTTTTATTTGACTCTTGGTATGATGAATACCGAGGAGTTATCTGCTTAGTTGCGCTGCAAGACGGCATGCTCAAAAAAGGTGATCAAGTTTATCTACACCAAAGTAACTGCAAACATGAAATC
The Candidatus Dependentiae bacterium genome window above contains:
- a CDS encoding glycosyl hydrolase family 18 protein, yielding MRFAIVSISFLVTVLCLTHIKCYTACPTAVPEKYSKVKPGKIVAAYCASWDKYGSYKVADIEPIADKLTHLIYAFAKPNAQTGLCDLLDPWADVGANFEHRKKVGGHFGQLIEMKKKYPRLKILL